GCCAGGCAGGCCTGCAGCGCCAGCGCCTCGTTGGCGGCCACAGTGATGCCCTGGCCGTAGACCGGGTTGAAGCTGCAGATCGCGTCGCCAAACACCATGTAGCCCTCGGGGAAGCGCGAGAGGCGCTCGTAGTGGCGGCGCTGGTTGGCCGGGAAGCGGTAGGGCACCGGGTCGGTGATCGGCTCGGCGTCCTTGATCATAGTGTAGATCTCGGGCGTGGGCATGGTGCGCGCGAACTCTAGGAAGCCCTCGGGGTCGAGCGGGGCGAAGTCGCCGTTATAGCCGCCCAGCGTCACCACCCAGCGCTCGCCCTCCTGCGCGATGATCACGCCATTGCGGCCATCCGGCGGCGCTCCGGCGATCGCCAGGCCCACGTAGCCCGCCCGCTGCTCGGGGGTGCGGCGGTAGTAGCGCGTGGTGTAGCCCATATCGATCTTGACGCGCTCCTCCTCCACCTGGCCATAGCCCAGCGCGGCCAGCCAGGCCGGGCTGCGCGAGCCGCGCCCGCTGGCATCCACCACCAGATCGGCCTCCAGCACCTGCTCGGCGCTGCCCTCGGCGCGGCGCACCAGCCGCACCCCCGTCACCCGCCCGCCGTCGGGCGTGGCCACAATGCCCTCGACATCGCACTGCTCGATCGCGCTGACGTTTGGCAGGGCCAGCACGCGAGCGCGGATGCCCTCCTCGATGCCGGGGCGGCTCATCATCAGGCCCTGCAGGTGGCTGGGCGTGGGCTGGTGGAAGCCGCCGTTGGCGTACCAGCGGATCTCGTTCGAGATATCGGCCTGCACCGCGCCCTGGGCGACCATCTGCTGGGTGAAGCCGGGGAACAGCTCATCCAGGATGGCGCGGCCACGGGCGTGCAGGCCGTGGGCGTGGCGGCCCTGCGGCACACCCTTGCGCGGCTCGATCGCCGCCGGGAAGCTGTCGCGCTCCAGCAGCGTCACCTGCTCGTAGCGGTCGGATAGAACCCGGGCCGCCAGCAGCCCGCCGATGCTCGCGCCGATCACAACCGCGTGGCGTCCAGTGTGCGTCATCTTGCTACTCCTCATATCCTTCTTCTCTTGTGCCGGTGACAGAAGCGGCAGAGCCTGCTGGCCTTTGTGGAGCGCTGCCCAGGCTCGCGCTGTCGGATGAGGGGAGTATACCTGTAACACCCAGCGAATACATAGGTCTGCAAGGGCAACTTGTTCTGATACAGCGGAATGACGCCCGATCATCTCACCGTCGTACCCGAAAAATGCCCATGGCTTGCAGACGCGGTGGATGCAGGCATCTGCAAGCCATGGCGCACTCGGCGGCTAGGCCTCGCCCTCCAGCGCGCTCAGGCGCAGCGCGCCGCCCGGCAGCACCGTGAGGAACTGGCGCGCGCCGGAGTGATAGGCCGTGGGCGCGAAATCAGCAGCGTGGTGCAGGCGCTCGCCCGTGGCCACATCCCACACGCCCGTGCCGCACTCGGGCGAGATAGCGAACAGCCAGCGGTCGTAGGCCAGCCAGCCCAGCCGCGATACGCGGGGCGGCCAGCCGCTGTGCGGGGCGACCTGCGGCCCGCCGAAGGCGCGGGTGGGCGTGCTACTCGGCACATCGAAGAGCAGCACGGCGGGCAGCATTACCTCCTCATCCGCCCCCACGCCCCAGATCGCCAGCGTGCTATCGCCCACCCAGCACATCGGCGAATCCCATAGGTAGTGCGCATAGGTCAAGCGCCGCTCCGACGCGCCATCCTCCGACTCCCACGGGTTCTGCCCCAGCCAGTCGGCAAGGCTCCACGTGCGCACGATGCCCACCGGGTGCCAGACCCAGCCCGCATCCGCCACCCAGCGGCCATCCGGCGAGACGTGCAGGCCGGCGTGGAAGTAGTCGAGGTAGTGCTCTGGCTGCACCTGCTTATCGGATGTCGGCTCGGGCTTCTCGTAGGCGCGCGGCGTCAGCAACTCACCAGTAAGCGGGTCCGAGACATCCAGCCGATTCCAGTCGGTGGCGTGGATGAGCAGCAGCCGCCCGCCGTGCATGAAGAAGCCCAGCGGAAACTGGCAGACATCCACGTGGTACTTCTTCCGATCCAGCTCCATCGTCACCGCGCCGCTGGCCAGATCGACCACCCGCCCGGAGCTGCCGTAGGTATTGGCCACCGCCGCCGCCCGCCCGTCGGGCGCGATGTGGAGCGACAGCGGGGCGGCCAGGTCGAGCGCGCCCTGCGGCAGCCGCGCCAGGGTCTGCGCCGTGCCCGCGCCCAGGTCGAGCCGCACCAGCGCCCCCCACGATGTGAGCGCGACCCACGCCGAGTGCGCCTCGCCGAGCAGCGGCGCGATGACCAGCACATCGCCCAGCAGATCGGCGGGCAGCGCCAGATCGCGGTGGGTAAACCGCAGCGACGTGGCGCGCTCTAGCACCTGCGGCATACCGCCCACCGCCTCAAGGCAACCATCTTCCTCCACGCGCTCGAAACAGGCGCGGCACACCTGGCGCAGCGTGCCCGCCCGCTGCTCGGGCTGCTCAAAGCACTGCTGGCAGAGCAGGATGGAGCGCATGCCCTCGCCGGTATACCAGCGGTAGTAGTCGGGGTACTCCACCCCAAAGAGATGAGCGCACGCCAGCTCGGGGGCGTCGCCAATCATATGTTCACAGCCACGCTTATACATATTTCGGTCGCTTTCCTACTCATGCAAGAACGACCCTATCTTAGAGCAATCTGGCGTCGCTGTCACCTTCTGGCGCATACCCAACGGCCTTATGCTCGCGGCGCGCCGAAGATTTTTCACCACCAAGACTCCAAGGCACCAAGGAACAAAAGAGCGCGAATACTACGAAGACGCGAAGGAAAAAGGAGGCAGCGCCGTGCCTGGGTAGGGCGTCAGAATGTGGAATGTGGCGGTCTCGATCCCCTGCGACACCGCCCACTCCACGGTGCGGGCAAACACATCGGGGCCATCGTCATCCATGCCAAACACAAAGCTGGCGTTCACCATCACGCCCAGATCGTGCAGGCGGCGGGTGGCGGCGGTGTAGTCGCGATCAAGGTTCTGGGTCTTGCCCTGGGCGCGCAGGTTCTGCTGGCTCAGCGTCTCGAAGCCCACAAACAGGCTGCGCAGCCCCGCATCCACCGCGCGCTCAAGCAGCCCCGAGCGCAGCACCGACTGGAGGGTGCCCGCCGCCTGCCACAGCCGCCCCATGCCGCGCATCCCATCGAACAGCGCGCTGGCGAAGCGCACATTGCCAAACAGATGATCGTCAAGGAAGTACAGATGACGCCCCGGCAGGCGGTCGATCTCCGCCAGAGCGTCATCCACCGCCTGGGTGTAGAAGGAGCGCCCGCCCTGAAAAAAAGCCTCCTTGTAGCAGAAATCGCAGCTGTGCGGGCAGCCGCGCGAGACCACGATGGAGTTTGGCACCAGGTAGAGCTGGCGCTTGATCAGGTCGCGGCGGGCGGGCGGAGCGCCAAGCAGCGAGCGCTGGGTGGAGCGATACAGCGGCTGCGGGCGATCCATGCGAAAATCGGCAAGAAACTGTGGCCAGGTGTCCTCGCCGGGGCCAAGGAAGATCGTATCGGCGTGGCGGGCCGCCTCATCGGGCAGCGACGTGACGTGCAGGCCGCCTAGGCACACGTGCGCGCCCTGGGCGCGGTAGCGATCGGCGATCGCGTAGGCGCGGTAGGCCGATGTGATGTAGACCTGGATGACCACCAGATGCGGCGCATCGTTCAGCTCAAGCGGCTCCACATGCTCATCCTGAAGCACGATCGCATCATCGGGGTCAAGGTAGGCGGCCAGCGTCGCGAGGCCAAGGGGTGGGAAGAGCGAGTACTTGACCGGGCGGAAGAATGGGCTGTGCGCCTCGGTGAGGGAGGGCAGGATGAGTTTTACGCGCATCACATGTCTCCTGGTCGGCTGGGTACCGCAACACCATAGAGCTACGCCTAGCACATCACAACGCCTTAGATGCGCATGCGACCTCACGCAAGTGCTTGCCACCGCCCCTAGCCAGCATATATGCGCCGCGCCGCATGCCCAACGGCCACGCGCCGCCGGCGGCAGGGCGTGGTATAGTTTGCGCACCGACCGCATCGATCTGCGCGGCGGGCCGGGCAGCCCGCCGCGCGTCACGCGCCAGCCATAGGAACACCAGGAGCACAACGACCGCATGCTGCCCAGCTTCCACACTATCTACCGCGCCATCAAGGCCGCACCGCCGCGCCCCGCCGGTTTCCCGCTCGACGTGCTGCTCGACGCCGGGCGACTGCGCCAGCTGCGCGCCGCGCCGCACCTTCAGCCCTTCCTGGCCAAAATGCGCGAGGAGGCGGCCCGCGCCAGCGCCACGCCGCCGCCAGCGCTCACCTTCAGCCAGTTCCGTATGTTCGAGGCCACCGGCGAGCGCTACACCTACGAGGAGCCATACTTCGACCGCCGCCGTCGGCTGCTGGCCCTGGCCCTAACCGTGGCCGTCGACGGGGATGACGGCCCACTGCCCGCGCTCGAAGACCTGATCTGGGCGATCTGCGACGAGCACAGCTGGGCGCTGCCAGCGCACCTGCCGCTCGGCCACGAGGCAGCGCGCGCCACCCGCCCGCCCCGGCAGGTGATCGACATCTTCTCCTCCCACACCGGCCACGCCCTGGCCGAGCTGCTGGCCCTGCTGGGCGAGCGGCTCAGCCCGTGGCTGCGCCACCGCATCCGCAGCGAGGTGGAGGAGCGCATCCTCCAGCCCTTCGCCAGCGACGTGCGGCCCTTCCACTGGGAGCACACCCACAGCAACTGGGCGGGGGCATGCGCGGGCAGCGTGGGCATGACCGCGCTGGCGATCGAGGATGACCGCGAGCGGCTGGCCGGGATCATTGGACGAGTGGTGCAGACGCTGGAGAGCTTCATCGAGGGATTCAGCGAGGATGGCGGCTTCATCGAGGGCGTAGAGGGCTGGGGCTACGGGTTCGCCTTCTATGTCTACTTCGCCGACGCGCTGGCCCGCTTCACCGGCGGGCGGCTCGACCTGCTGCAGGGCGAGAAGATCCAGCAGATCGCCGATTTCCCGCTGGCGGTGGCGCTGGGCAACGGCACCTACATCAACTACGCCGACACGCCCGAGCGCGCCCGCTACCACCCCGGCCTGGGCTGCTACCTGGCGCGGCGCTTCGGCCAGCCGCTCTCGGGGCTGCCCGCCCCCAGCTTCCGCTACGACCACAGCTACCGCTGGGGCCACATCAGCCGCGACCTGCTGTGGAGCGAGGACGCGGCGCTGGGCGGCCAGATCGGCGACGGGTCGTACTACCTGCCCGACCTCAGCTGGGTGGTCGAGCGGCGCATGCTGCAGGGCCGCGCGCTGGCCTTCTCGGCCAAGGGCGGGCACAACGGCGAGCCGCACAACCACAACGACCTGGGCCACTTCATCCTGCACGTGGGCGGCGAGAGCCTGCTGGCCGACCTCGGGCCGGGCATCTACACCCGCCAGTACTTCGGCGGCCAGCGCTACGAGGACATCCACGCCAGCTCCTACGGCCACTCGGTGCCGCTGATCAACGGCCAGCCCCAGCAGGTGGGCCGCAGGTACGATGCCCGGGTGCTGCACTACGAGCGGCAGCCCGCCGGGGTGCGCTTTGTGCTCGATCTGACCCACGCCTACGCCAGCGACGAGCTTGACTCGCTCATTCGCTCGTTCGACTGGCAGATCGACCACGAGGCCCAGGCGGCCACCATGGTGCTGCGCGACAGCTTCCGCCTGAGCGCCCCGCCGACCTCGCTTGAGGAGTGCCTGATCAGCCTGCGCAAGCCCACCCTTGCCGAGGGCACGGCCACCTGGGAGGGCATCCTGGGCAACGTGACGCTGCGCTTCGACCCCGCGCTGCTAGAGCCGACCGTCGACCCCATCCCCTCGTTCGGGCTGCTAGGCACACCCACCACCGCCTACCGCCTGCGGCTGCGTGCGCTGACCGACCGTGCCGACCAAGTGCTCGATCTGCGCTTCCGCTGCGCCCTCAAGACCGAGCCATAGGCCGCAGCGCGCCGCGCCAGCCGTGCGATAATGCGGACACGCCATTTTTACGACAAAGGAGACGCCCATGGATACCATCACCGCAGCGCTGGGACAGATTGGCCTGGTTCCCGTCATCAAGATCGACCGCCCCGAGGACGCCGTGCCGCTGGCCCGCGCCCTGCTTGAGGGCGGGCTGGGCTGCGCCGAGATCACCTTCCGCACCGCCGCCGCCGCCGAGGCCATCCGCCAGATCGCCCGCGAGGTGCCCGAGCTGTTGGTGGGCGCGGGCACCGTGCTGAATGTGGCCCAGGCCCAGCAGGCGGCGGACGCCGGGGCAAAGTTCCTCGTCTCGCCCGGCTTCGACCCCGCCGTGGTGGACTGGAGCCGCGAGCACGCGGTGTTGATGCTGCCCGGCGTGGCCACGCCCACCGAGGTGCAGATGGCGCTGGCCAGGGGCCTGCGCCTGCTCAAGTTCTTCCCCGCCGAGGAGGCGGGCGGCGTGCGCATGCTCAAGGCGCTGCACGGCCCCTACCAAGACGTGCGCTTCATGCCTACCGGCGGCATCAAGCCCGCCAACCTGCCCGAGTACCTGGCGCTGCCCAACGTGGTGGCCTGCGGCGGCAGCTGGATGGCCACCGCCGAGCTGATCGCCGCCGGTCGCTTCGACGAGATCACGCGGCTCTCCGCCGAGGCCCGCGCCGTGGTAGAGCGGGCGCGAGCGGGGTAGGCTATCGCTACCCCAAACCGAGCGACCGCTGGCAACGCTCCAAACATTGCCTACGGTCGCTCGGCGCATCTTCGCCCAGGGCCGGATGCGCGGCCTTCGGTCAGTTCCCCTGGCCTTCGGTCGTTTCCCCCTGACCTTCGGTCGTTTCCCCCTGACCTTCGGTCGTTTCCCCCTGACCTTCGGTCGTTTCCCCCTGACCTTCGGTCGTTTCCCCCTGACCTTCGGTCGTTTCCCCCTGACCTTCGGTCATTTCCCCCTGACTTTCGGTCACTTCCCCCTGGCCTTCGGTCGTTTCCCCCTGGCCTTCGGTCACTTCCCCCTGACCTTAAGTCAATCTACGCGCCATTCTATCAATCTACACGGTATTCCATGATTATTACCGAGTATTTTTGACCATATGACTTTAATCTCAAACTATTCTTAACACACACATATATCTACGGCATCATTTCACTTTCAAAACCGCCTATAGTATCTTGTGAATATAGCTCATAGTATGAAAAATAGAGTATATATCGTGATATATCGCATGTTTGATCTTTTTCTACCGATTGTACTGGCTCTTTTATGTGATCGGGCGGACACGCGATGCATGCCACGCCCATCGCCGACGTAGGGGCGGGTCTCGTGCCCGCCCACCATGAACGCCACGTGCGCCACGCCCATCGCCGACGTCGGGGCGGGTCTCGTGCCCGCCCACATCGTGCGCATGGTATTGCGCCGCGTGCATCGGGCAGACACGCGATGCATGCCACGCCCATCGCCGACGCTGCGCCGCCCTAGCTCACACCACACGCGTACAGGGTCGAGGCCCCGCCGCCCGGGCCGCCGCGCGCGCCGCTGATGTCCACATTCGCATCCGTCACCACCGTGCAGGATGACTGGAGGTAGCTGGTGATGCCGGAGCTACCGCCGCCCGGGCCGCCGCGGTCGCCGCCCCACAGCACGTAGCGCACATCGCCCTGCGCCACCAGCTTGGCCAGGCCCTCGGCGTCGATCACCGGGTCGCTGCCGCTGAAGCCGCCCGCGTAGAGCACGGGCCGCCCGGTCTGGAGCACATACTCCGCGCCCGCCTGCGAGCTGGGCACCACCAGCAGGTACTTCACATCCTGCGTGCGCTCCTGCAGGTAGGCCACCAGCGACTGCTTCCCGCCGCTCTGCGCCGCATCGCCCTGGGTAGGCGCGCTGGGCTGCTGGCCGCTCGACCACGCGCCGTCGCGCCTGCCGCCGTCGCGGCCCATGCCGCCTGGGCCGCCCTGCCCACTCTGGCCGCTGTATGCCTGGGTCATCGCGCCGCTGGTGTTGGCGTAGGCCGTGGTGAGGCCCGACCACACGCCGGGGATGACCAGCAGCCCCAGCACGATGAGCGCGAAGGCCGCCTGGGGCAGCCGCCGCCCATCCACGAACAGGCCCGCCACCAGCAGCACCGCGCCCAGCGCCGCCAGCGCCACCGCAGGCACCACCCACCAGCTCAGCGAGCCGTACATGTTCACCGCGTAGACCTGGTAGGCCAGCGTGACCGCCGCTGCCCCGGCCAGCAGCGCCGCCGCCAGCCGCCCGCTCTGGCGGTAG
This portion of the Chloroflexia bacterium SDU3-3 genome encodes:
- a CDS encoding B12-binding domain-containing radical SAM protein — its product is MRVKLILPSLTEAHSPFFRPVKYSLFPPLGLATLAAYLDPDDAIVLQDEHVEPLELNDAPHLVVIQVYITSAYRAYAIADRYRAQGAHVCLGGLHVTSLPDEAARHADTIFLGPGEDTWPQFLADFRMDRPQPLYRSTQRSLLGAPPARRDLIKRQLYLVPNSIVVSRGCPHSCDFCYKEAFFQGGRSFYTQAVDDALAEIDRLPGRHLYFLDDHLFGNVRFASALFDGMRGMGRLWQAAGTLQSVLRSGLLERAVDAGLRSLFVGFETLSQQNLRAQGKTQNLDRDYTAATRRLHDLGVMVNASFVFGMDDDGPDVFARTVEWAVSQGIETATFHILTPYPGTALPPFSFASS
- a CDS encoding monooxygenase, yielding MTHTGRHAVVIGASIGGLLAARVLSDRYEQVTLLERDSFPAAIEPRKGVPQGRHAHGLHARGRAILDELFPGFTQQMVAQGAVQADISNEIRWYANGGFHQPTPSHLQGLMMSRPGIEEGIRARVLALPNVSAIEQCDVEGIVATPDGGRVTGVRLVRRAEGSAEQVLEADLVVDASGRGSRSPAWLAALGYGQVEEERVKIDMGYTTRYYRRTPEQRAGYVGLAIAGAPPDGRNGVIIAQEGERWVVTLGGYNGDFAPLDPEGFLEFARTMPTPEIYTMIKDAEPITDPVPYRFPANQRRHYERLSRFPEGYMVFGDAICSFNPVYGQGITVAANEALALQACLAEGAQRLGLRFFQAIVPVVDAPWQVAVGNDLQLPHVEGKRTAMGQFISWYIGKVHIAARTDSAVSISFLEVVNMMAPATSLLAPGMLARVIRGNLAQRPAHAAPAPQVAAPAKA
- the eda gene encoding bifunctional 4-hydroxy-2-oxoglutarate aldolase/2-dehydro-3-deoxy-phosphogluconate aldolase, producing MDTITAALGQIGLVPVIKIDRPEDAVPLARALLEGGLGCAEITFRTAAAAEAIRQIAREVPELLVGAGTVLNVAQAQQAADAGAKFLVSPGFDPAVVDWSREHAVLMLPGVATPTEVQMALARGLRLLKFFPAEEAGGVRMLKALHGPYQDVRFMPTGGIKPANLPEYLALPNVVACGGSWMATAELIAAGRFDEITRLSAEARAVVERARAG